In Phycisphaerae bacterium, the genomic window CGCCATGACTCGTCGAAACACCACAAGAAGCGGTTGCCCTGACCAGGTAGACGAATCGCCGGCATGGCCTCACGGATGTTCTGGGCAAAGTCGATCTGCGGATAGAAAAATCCCATGATCTCGCCGGACTTGCCAAACGTGGCGAGTACCAGCCCGTTACCGGCTGCCGCAGTGGGTATGAAGAATGCCATTACTGCCACCTAGGTCGGCCGAGGAAGGCGCTTGCGTGAAGCTGCTCGGCCAGCCCCTTCGAGGCCGCAACGACAGGCATTGCTCGTTGCTGTGCCCCTCTCGGCTCGCGACTGTCGCCGACTCCACCAGCGATCCGGTGCCTTGCGGCACCACACCTCCCGAAGGCGACAAGGAAAGACGCGCGCCGTCGCCGCGTTGCCAACAGCCGCATCTTCATTCTAGCCTGTTAGTTATCGGCATCGAAGACCCTTCAAGTTAATCGGCTTTGGGGCGTAATCGCTCCCAAGTCCGATAAGGCGCACAATCTGCCCCTCAAGCATCACGACTCCCCGTCAGCCGCGGGCCAATCCGCACGCGAACTGCCGGCGCCCGGGCTCGAATCCGCGCGCTTTACGGGTGTTTTCCCCCAGAATTCTTCGCCTTTGCACCGCAAACCGGCCTTCTCGAAGGCCGGTTCAAGCCGAAGTCCCACGCCTGCAAAACGCGTAATCGGCCGTGGTTGCGGGAGTTCTCGCGATGCTGAGCTTCCCCTGGCTGCCCGTATTCCGGTTGCCCTGTCCAACAGTCCCAGCGCGCGTTTCTGGAGCGGCGTCGGTTGGGCGTAGACGGTCGGTCATTCTGGCCGTCTCCAAGCCTTGGAACCGAACGCTACTCTTCGCCGGCGTCGCCAAGTCCGCCAAGAGCATCGGGAAGCTGTGCACCCGCTCGCCGTCGGCGGTCTGCTTCCTCAGGGCCTTGGCCTCGGCTCGCGCCGACCGCTGGCCCTCGGCCACTACCGACGTCCGCCTCGCCCGTTCCCTCTTCGTCGTCGTCGAACACGATTGGTGCCGGCACCTGCCGCATGTGCCACCACACGCGGTACGCCAGTATGCACGGCAGCACGTGCGCCCGCACCTGATCCACCAGACGATGATGGATCGGCAGCACCTTCAGGTCCACCGTCTCGAGGCGACCCGTTTTGACGATGGCCCGGTGCAGCTACTTGTCCGTAGGCGACGGAGCGAGGGCCTTGAACGCCTTTCCGAGCCGGACATCTCCGAGCCGAAGCGACACCGGATGGCCAACGCAGAAGGCGCGACTGGACTTCTCCTGGACGCGACGGAGCCGCCAAAGACCTGCCCTCTTACTTGCCCGGCAGCGGTGCACGGGTGCCGATACTCGGTTCATCACAACCAACAGCTTCAGGCCGCAGGTACTACGGAACCCCTTGCCACGAGGGAAATCGCAAATCCGGATAAGATGGAGTGATCCAACATTTCCAGGTATTCACTGGCATCGCCAGGCACCAAGGGATCTGAACTACACCGCGCAGGATTCGAACCTGCAACCTTCGGTTCCGTAGACCGATGCTCTATCCAGTTGAGCTAGCGGTGCTTACGGCGATTGGCGCCGGTTGAGCACATAATGATATCGTCCCGCGCCAAGGGTGTCCAGTATCGCGGCATCAAGACTCGTTGCCGCACGGATTTGCGAGCGGGCGACGGGCCGGTCACCAAGACGCTTGCGGGGCGTGGTCAGCCTCACTCCGGTCCGCGGCAAGCCTCGGCCGCCGGCCAATGTCGGTTTTCCGGGTGACTTGTCCGCACGTGCCGGCTTGGACGTCACAAGAGGCCGTTGAACGAACGGCCGGTGCAATATGGGCTGATAGCGGCCTGCAAAGCCCCAAAGGGTTCGGTGCTCGACCGCGAACTGCCCAAGTCCAGACCCGACGAAAAAACGACCAGTGCCATCCTCTCGCGGCAACAGCTTGTCGGATTGCCGGCCGACTCCCCCTCCGATACACTCGGATCGTCCGGCCGGGGATACAATTGCCGTCCGCCCCCGGCCCACGGGGTTGTTATCTTTATCATGGTGCTCACATGAATACCTGGCGAGTGCTCCGCACGTTGTTGACTCTGACCGCCGTTGCCTCTCCTCCGGCCATCGCGCTGGACATCAACAATCCTCCGGTTGGTACGTTCGTCGACGAATGGTACGTGGTGAGAATCGAAGGCAAGAAGAGCGGCCACGCGCACATAACCATGAAGCGCTCACAGAAAACCGGCGACGACGTGATCACCAGTCGCACAGATATGGTGATCGAAATCAGTCGGGCCGGTCAGGAAGCCGGCGTCCGCCTCGTTCAGCAAAGCGAGGAGACCATTGATGGCAAGCCCCTCCGATTCATGAATACCATCCGACTCGGCGCTCTGCCCGGCGGCATCACCACCCGCGGCACCGTCGCCGATGGAAAGGTAACCATCACTACTTCCCAGTTCGGCCAGGAAACCGAGCCGAGAGTCTACCCCATGCCCGAAGGCGCGATGATGAGCTGGGCCGTTTATCGGGAGCAGATGAAACGCGGGCTCAAGCCCGGCGACAAGTACGAACTGATGGCATACGAACCGAGCATATCCGCCGACAAGGTGATTCCCATGTCGGTCGAGATCATGGAACCCGAAACGATCGATCTCTTCGGCCGCAAGGTTCAGGCAACCAAGACCAGCCAGGTGATGCATATCACCAACATGCTGGGCCAGAAGTCGGACGTCGAGACGCTCAGCTGGATGACCGACGATGGAAACATCGTCCGCAGCCAGATGATGGTCGCGAAATGGAAAATCGAGATCCTGGCGGCCAGCAAATCCGTCGCTCTGTCGCCCAACGAACCGACCGAACTGATGACCGATGCATTGATTCCCGTAAGCAGGCCGATCGATGGCAGGTCCGACCGAATCACCTACCGAATCTCTCTTAAAAACAAGGTCGATCGCGTTCGCCTCAGCGACATACCCGAGACGGACATGCAGCGAGTACTTCGCCGCAACGAGTCGGAACTTGATCTGGTCGTGACTCGCAGAACCTCCGAAGGTGACAGGCCAGGCGCCAAGAAGCTGGGCGACTCGCCGGCCCGAAGACTGGCTGCAAAGGAAAAAGAAAGGTATCTGACGCCTTCATCGGTGGTCAATTTCAAGGACCCGACCGTCGCCGATCTGGCCAAACAGGCCGCCGGTGACGAGAAAGACCCCCTCAAACTGGCCGAGAGACTATGTCAATTCGTTAGTGACTATGTCGAGGACAAGAACCTGAACGTCGGTTTCGCCACGGCCAGTGAGACGGCCCGCAGCAAAGAAGGCGACTGCACCGAGCACGGGGTGCTCTTGGCGGCCCTGGGTAGAGCCGTGGGCATCCCCACTCGGCTGGTCACCGGGATCGTCTACGCCAGGCATTTTGCCGGCAAGGAAGGCGTCTTCGTGGGGCACCTCTGGACCCAGTTCTTCATCGACGGCCGGTGGGTCGACCTGGACTCGGCCCTCGGCCAGACCGTAGCCGACCCGACCCACATCGCCCTGAGCCTCAGCGACGCCGGCGACAGCGGCATCGCCGATATGGTCAGTTCGGTATGGCTTAACATGGGCGAGCTGAAGATCGAAGTTCTGGATGGGCCCGGCCGAAAGGCCATCAGCCAACCGGCCGGCCTGGTACCCGCGTCCGTGCCCACCCTGCGATAGCCGGAAGACCCGGCTCCCAGCCGCCAACGGTTGCAGCGGTTGCTTTGTACGTTGACGCTCCGGGCCGAAACTGGTACAGATGAAGGGTAGGGGGGCGACAAACAAGCCCCCTGCCTGATGTGGTTCCCTCCCCGCCCCCGAAGTGCCGAAGCAGGGTTGCGGGGGGCACCGCCCCGGATGGATGACCGGCCCGTACCCTACACCGGAGCCCCCAAGTGCAAGACGACAAACCTCTGGCCATGGCCCCCGCTCAGGTCGCCCTTCACAACCTCGGCGATCTCCTCAAATCGAACCTCGCAGCATTCGTGGCTGCCGCCATTGTGGTCGTTGTACTGGCGATCCTGTACTTTACGACCGAAAGCCTGCAACCTCCCCAGGCGAAACTCAACAGTCAGATCGAGGTCGAGGTCGAAAAGGCCAAGCGAATGCTCGCCAACTACAACCCCGTTGGGGAGCGGGTGACCACCCTCATTGACACCGCATTTGCCTCCTCAACGCAGCCGATGACCGAACCTGTTCCCGAGGATCAATGGCCTGTCAGCCTGAAGACGCTGCGGGAACACCTCGATTCGGTTGCCGGCCAGATCGAGCCTCTGAACGTACGGTACCGGGCTTGGAGCGGTGAGACGCCCGCACCCGGTACGGCGGCGGGCTATTCCCAATTGAAAGAACAGTTGGAGAAGAACCTTGCTCAGGTCAGCGAGGCCCTGAAGATCGTCCAATCCGCTGTCAACATGTCCGTCGAGGCAGGTGACCGGACCATCAGCGGCAGGGACCACCCCGTCGCCACCCGGTTAGAGGCCGTCCTGATCTACCATCAGGCGGACCTGCTGCGTCAAAAAGCAGCGGCTCGCCGCGATCACGCCGTCACCGCGAGGGCAGAGTTCGAGCGGGCCCGAGCCCAGTGGCAGATGCTTCAATCCCAGATCGCTGCGATCCAGGCGGTAGCCCATAGAGAGGCTGCCTCAGTGCCCGCCGCAGCCCGCGCGCCGGCCGTGCCTCAATCGGAACCTCCGAAGGCGGCAACCCGGCCACCCGAGAAAACCGTGCCGGCAGGCAAGCCGGGCGTCGTGAGCCGGCTGACCGGCCTTCTCTTCGGCAAGAAAAAGCCCGATGCCGTCCCGCCGGATTCGACGTCACCCGAGCCGGCGCCTGCCCAGGCTGACAGAGAAACCAAGGAGCCGATGGTCGAGAGTCCGGAGCCCCCGGCTCCCACGGCGTTCGTGAAGCCTCCGACGCCGCAACAACGGCTGCGCGAACTGGCCGCCCAAAGAGAACAGGCAATCATTCAAATCGCTGCCGCCGAGGCAGACGTGGCCAGACTGCGAGACCACGTATCTGACCTGGAACATGCTCTTGCCGGCGCCAAGCAGGCTGCCCGCGACGCCCAGCTCCGCATGATGCGGCTCGAAGAACAGGGAGTTGACCCCACCGATCCCGAAGCAATAGAGCGGTTCAAGAGCGATTATCAGCAGGCCTCGACCGAGTATCGCAAGCAGGTGCGGGAAGCGGCGCTGCTCGAAAATGGCGGCATTCGTAATGCAAGGCCGGACACTCAAGATGAGCGGGAGTACCTGAATGCCCCGTTGGTCTCGGCCGATCCGGCGCAACCCATGAACCCCACCGAAGGCTTGGTCTCCGTCCGAAAGCGGTTGCAGGCGGCGGAGGAACAGCACGAAGCAGCCAAGAACCTGCTGGCAACTATCGATGTCCAGGTCGCCGCGGTTCAACGTCGGCAAAGCGACGACTCCGCCCGGTTGACCGCCCTTGAACAGAGACAGGCGGCATTGAAGGAACAGGCCGCCAAGGCGATCAAAGATGCCGTTGTAGCCACGGCCGAGGCCGACAAGCTGGCCAGGGATGCGATCGAACTGCTGAGCGGAGACGGCAGACAAGCAGCGCAGAACGCGCGCACGGCCGCCGACAACCAGATCCGTGAGGCTCGCAACAGGCAGCAGCCGGGCGTCGAAAACCCACGTCTTGAGATCATCACCAAGAGCGGTATGCTTGTCGGCTCTGCCCAAACGCTCGAGGCCGATATCGCCCTGTTGACCGCCTACGTTCAGGCCGCAAGGGTCAGCGACTTGCTGGCTCATGCCCAGGTTCTGAGCCACGCTGAGAGCATGGGCGTTCGCCCGCAGCAACCGCAGGACGATGCGGCCCTCGCTTATGAAGCCGCTGCCGCGGCGGAAGAGGCCAGGAAGGCCCGCGAGCAGGCCATTGCCGTCGCCCGTGAGGCTTACAACAGCTACCGCGAAGCATCTGCGGCCCTCGACAATCTTTGGGTCCTGAACGCGAATGCGGCCGCCGTTTGCTACCTGTTGTCATCGCTCCAGACCGGGGAGGAAGCCGACAAGAGCCGAGATCTCGCGATTCGGATCTACGAGCAGACCTTGCAGGGTCGATCGGATCGGAAGGATATCGCGGATTATCGCCGGGCGCTCGACGGGCTCAACCGGCTCCGGCAGGCCCGGGCTAGGTGATGCGATGGCATGAGCAAGTCCCTGCGGGCTACTTGTATCGCTTCGCGGCTGCGGTCCCGATGAGAACAACACCTTCACGCCGGCTTGAGTGGCGGTTCGCGGCGGCGATTGGGCTGATGTTCGCCGCAACGGCTCTCTCTCATCCCCTCGGCAATGACAATGTCGAGCATGTCAACGTGCTCTGGATCTTCCCCGATCGAGTCGAGGTGGATTGTCTGCTGTTCATCGCCGAAAACCAATCCTCCCGCATCAAGCAGGATGAAATCGACACCGACAAGGACGGATTCGCCTCCACGGATGAGCAGCAAGCCTGGCTGGAGCTGGAAGCCGGCCGCCAGAAAGACAGGTTGCGCGTTACCCTCGACGGCCGACCATTGCCGCTCAGGACGGTCGAAGCCCCTGTTGACCCAAACAGCGGCATGCGATCTTTCTCCAACCGCCTCATCATTGAGCAGCCCGGCCTTGGCGGCATGCCCACCTACCGCCTGCTGATCCGCTACGTCACCCGCTTTGATCGTCCATTAACGGACGCGGTACACATGCTGACCTTTGAGGATTCAAGCTACCTGAGCAGCCCCGGCCTCAAGCGCATCCTGCTCGAACGTCTGCCGGACATCGAAGTGCTGCCGCCGCATCCCGAGTTCTGGACCACGGATCCGTTTCTCTTTGAGCAGTATGACCCCGCTAACCTGCCACAGGAGCGCTCAGCGATCATACAGTTTCGACTCGCCGCCGATGCGGGTATTCCGGCTACGGGCCCCACGCAAGAAAAGACCGTGAGCGGTCGTCCCCACGCAGCGGGACGCCCCGACGTGCCCGATCGATACGAGAAAGGCCTCACCGCCCCCGTGGCGGGTGTACAGACGACCTATCAGGCCCAGGCGAACCGACTCATGGAACTGCTACAGCTCCGCTGGGGCCTGATGGTGTTCGTCATGATCACAGGACTGGCGTTCACGTGGGGCGCCGCCCACGCATTGATGCCAGGCCACGCAAAGACCGTCGTGGCAGCCTATCTGATCAGCCAGAGCGGCACCTATTGGCACGCTGTACTTTTGGCCGTCGTCGTCACGATCACCCATACGGCACTCGTCGTGGCACTCGGGGTCATCTGGGCATTCTACCAAGCGACCAACCCGGCCCTCGGTCCCAAAGTCCAGCTCTGGCTCGGGCTTGTCTCGGGGTTGCTTGTCGCCGGTATGGGGCTCACCCTCATCTGGCGGGCCTGCCGCGGCAGCCTGGCGCGGCATCATCACGATCACGGACATCCCGAGCTCCGATCCCGGTTCCGCCGCCTGTTCAGTCACTCACATGTCCATCCTTCCCCCCATGCACACGATCATCCCCGCGACCATGCAACCGCTCACCATCATGGTCATGACCACGGGCATCCGCACGACCACAACCACGCGGCCATGCCCCCCATGCCGTATGCAACGTCGCCGTCTGCCACTGCTTCCGATCGCGTCACCGGACGCATGATCCTCATGTTGGGAATCACCGGCGGAATTGTCCCTTGCCCGACGGCTACGATCATCATGTTGCTCGGGATCGGCGCGAACGTGGTGGTCGGAGCGCTCTACGCCGTGGCCGTGTTCAGCCTTGGATTGGCCCTGACGCTGATGCTGATCGGCTTCCTGGCGCTGTCCAGCCGACGTTTTGCAGCTCGGCTGATGTCCAGCGACGACCAGGCGGAACGTCTCTCCGGAGGCGGCAGGCTCATTCTGCTCCGCGTCGTGCCGGCCGTGAGCGGCCTTGCCGTTGTCCTGCTCGGCTTGGCCATTTCGGCCAACTACGTCCACTATATGCGCACCGGCACGACCCTATTCCGCTGGATGGGATGAAACCGCCCCCGGCCTCGGCGGTAACGGACTCGCACGCAACCAGCGCTCGAGCCACCGCACCGTTTCATTGTGATTCAGCTTCTGCGTGTTGACAAAAGCGACACGCGCTCTTTGAATGATCGCCTCTGAGGCATCCTCCTCGTCCAGCAATTCATATGACACTTTGAGCGTGCGCAGGTGCGTCATCAGGTACACGTTTTCGTCAGCCAAGTGGGCAGTGAAAACACTGAAAAGCCTGGCGTCCTGGTTCCCGGCGAGCCAATCCACGAAGTTGTCCAGCAAGCCGTAGCTTGCATCCAGCAGGCACACCGGCCCGACGTGGTCTTCCAGCCCGCCTCTTTCCAGGCAGAAGGCAATCGCCCGATAGGCCCCGCTATGGCCGGCCAGTGCGACGCGTCCCAATTCCTTTCCGGCAATCTTCCGCTCGGCCACGAGGACGTCCAGTGCTTCCTCGACCAGGTGCTTGAGGCCGCCTTCTTCTTCCAGGCGGCCACCGCCGGAGTCGGGCGATTCCTTCGGCCCTTCCGGAAAAACCAGGATCACGTTGCGGCCGCTCGCGACCACCTGCTCGCGGAGCCTGCATTCAAACATCGCCCGGTGGATGTTGTTGAAATGGCCGTGGAGGTAGATCAGCAGGTCGGTCTGCTTTTCAGGGCGATAGCCCTTGGGGATGAACAGCGCGACGCTGTTGTCCGTGTAGTGCGGATCGCGAGGAAAGACCTTATCGCCGCTTTTGAATCCGGCGGCACGGCTCGCGTGAGGAAAGGGGGCGCTGCGCATCCGGACAATCGCCGTCTGCCCAAGTTCGCCGTCCTCCCAGTCGATCGCCGCTCCGGAGGGCTCATAGCTTGCGACACACAGGATGCCGAGCAATGCCAGTGTACTCATGTTGGCCTCCACGAATTCAACGTGCCATCATTCTACCGCCGCGGCCCGAAAGTCGCTTGATTGCGCGTCGGGCAGGACCGGCATCGAACAACGGCCACGGCCATCCGGCCCCCTCAGTTGTTTCGCGGATAGGAATGTTAAACGCCGAGGCGGCTGTCCGCCGATGATTACAGGATCGACTCTCTGGTCTTCCCAGGGAGAGGGGGTGAAACCCTGTCCTGCGGAGAGGGGCGTCTGGCCGTGCGGAACCACGCGGTCCGGTAGGCAGTCTGATCGACGACGATGGCGGCCCGGCCGCTCCTCACGAATGGGATCATCCGGGTCGACCGGCTCGAAAGCTGAATTACCATGAGCGATGCTCTGACGATGGAGATGGATCCCGCGTTGTCCGAGACAGAGAGTCTGACTGCCGAGGAAAGAGCCCACGCTACCTCCGTCTGGATTGTCGCGGTGGCTGGTGGACTCATGGCCATCGGCGCCGTCATGACCTTCTCGGCCAGTACCTCAATCGACCACCCGCTGGTCATCTGGCCCGTCTGGGAGACCGATGCCATACGCCAGTTGGCCTTCGTCACCGCCGGCTTGCTTGCCATGCTGCTGATGACACGGGTGCCTTACACCTGGTTCTCCCTCGGGCGCGGTTATCTGGCGTTGATTCTGCTCATCCTTGCCCTTGGCGTGGCTTCTCTCGTGTTCGTGCCCGGGCTGGGCGTGGCCTCCCACGGTGCCTATCGGTGGTTGAAAATACCCGGCACCACGAGCCGGTTTCAGCCCTCGGAACTGGTCAAGGGAGCCTTGCCCATCTTCATAGCCACCTGGACCGTCTATAGGGTTGATATCCGCAAATTCTGGACCGGGCTTGTGCCCATGGGCGCCGTTATCGCCCTCTGCGCCGGCACCATCGGCATCGAGGACTTCGGCACCGCCGCCTTGCTGGCCCTTGTCGCCGGCGGAATGCTCCTTGTCGCCGGCGCGAAGATCTGGCACTTGCTGTTGCTGACCCTGCCCGCAGTACCGGCCTTTGGCTATCTGATCATCAGCAAGTCGCACCGCGTCGATCGCTTGACCATCTTCCTGGACCCTTTCCAGGATGCGACCGGAAAAGGCTACCAGATCATCCAGTCCCTCTGCACCATTATCAGCGGCGGCTGGTGGGGGCGCGGCTTGGGCAACGGCTTCGTGAAAGGATACCTTCCGGAAGCCCGTAACGATTTCATCTTCGCGGTGATCTGCGAAGAGTTGGGGATCGTCGGTGGAATCGCGGTGATCGGGCTGCTGCTCACTTTCTTGTGGCTGGGGCGAAGCGTCGTCTTTCGATGCCCTGACCCCGTCGGTCGCCTCCTTGCCTTCGGCATCGTGCTGATGTTCGGCATCCAGGCAGCCATGAACATCGCCGTCGTCACCGCCTCGGTTCCTACCAAGGGCATTGCCCTGCCGCTGGTCTCCGCCGGTGGATCCGGTACGGTTTTCCTCGGGGGTGTGGTTGGGGTGCTGGCCAGCATTGCACGGCACTCCGGTTCGGCACCACCGGAGAAGGCCTGATTCCCGAGCTGCGGGCGATCAATCCGAAGGCATGGCCATTCTCTCGGTAGCTCATCGATGGGCTTTCATGCGAAAGGCACGAATGTGAGCGAGTCTCGCCATTGGTTCGTCTTCGCCGGCGGTGGCACTGGCGGCCACCTTTTCCCCGCGTTGGCTGTCGTGGAATTGCTTCGTGAACGCGGCCTGCCGGTTGACGTCTCGTTTTTCTGCACGCAACGCCCCATCGACCAGAATGTGCTCGACGAAGCTCAGATCCAGGCCTACCCTTTGTCCGTACTGCCGTTTCCGACCCGTCCATGGGCATGGCCAAGATTTCTGTGGCATTGGCGCCAGTCCGTCTCTGTCTGCCGGCAGGCCTTCCAGCAGCGACGACCAGCGGTGATTGTCGGAGCTGGCGGATATGCCTCCGGACCGCCTGTCCATGTCGGGTTGAAGATGGGCATCCCGACGTTCCTGCTGAATCCTGACGCGGTACCCGGACGGGCCAACCGACACCTCGGCAAGCGCCCCGATCTCGCTGGCGTGTTCGCTCAGTGGGACGTGACCAAAGCCTCTTTTCCCCCGACAGCGCCAGTCTACGTCACCGGCTGCCCAGTACGAAAAGCTTTCAGGTCCGTCTGCGAGTCTGCCGCCAAGCTCAATACGCTTGAAGCCGTCCGCGATAAAATGGGCGAGTTGAAGCAATCTTTCAGCTTGGATCCGTCTCGCCCCATGCTCCTGATCACCGGAGCGTCCCAGGGAGCACGCACCATCAACGAGGCGTTCATTCGGCTGGCTGATCAAATCGCTTCGGCCGGCTGGCAGGTGCTCCACCTCACCGGGCAGGCAGATTACGAACGCGTCGCTAGGGAATACCGCCGGTCCAGCCTCTCAGCCGCCGTCCTGCCCTTCACAGACCGAATGGCTCATGCCATGCTCGCCTCCGACCTCATTGTCTCGCGGGCCGGCGCCTCAACATTGGCTGAAATTCTCGCGGTAGGGAAACCATCCATCCTTCTTCCCTATCCCTTTCATCGCGACCGCCACCAGTGGCATAACGCCGAAGTCCTGGTTAAAGCCGGAGCGGCTATTCTTCTTGACGACCTCAAGGATGGCGAGGAAAACGCTCGCCAGATCCGGCCGGTCTTGACCGATATCCTCAACAACGCCTCGCATCGCGAACGCATGGGCGCGGCAGCCTGTGGGTTGGGCAGGCCCCAAGCGGCCGCAAAGATTGCACAACATCTCTGCCAGTCTGCCGGCATTGATTTTTAGCGGACCTCCTCGGCTGGAGCAGCCGGACATGCGACGTTTCTCTTCGGCAACGCAACTCCTTACCGTCTCTCAAGGAAAGCTGAAGCGACTCCCGATACAACTAGTGAAGCGGTTCAGCTTGGTAGTGCGGGCCGCACGCTTGCGCCGGAGGTGCACCGCCGGCGGTCGACGGCGTGTTTGGACCAATGC contains:
- a CDS encoding transglutaminase domain-containing protein → MNTWRVLRTLLTLTAVASPPAIALDINNPPVGTFVDEWYVVRIEGKKSGHAHITMKRSQKTGDDVITSRTDMVIEISRAGQEAGVRLVQQSEETIDGKPLRFMNTIRLGALPGGITTRGTVADGKVTITTSQFGQETEPRVYPMPEGAMMSWAVYREQMKRGLKPGDKYELMAYEPSISADKVIPMSVEIMEPETIDLFGRKVQATKTSQVMHITNMLGQKSDVETLSWMTDDGNIVRSQMMVAKWKIEILAASKSVALSPNEPTELMTDALIPVSRPIDGRSDRITYRISLKNKVDRVRLSDIPETDMQRVLRRNESELDLVVTRRTSEGDRPGAKKLGDSPARRLAAKEKERYLTPSSVVNFKDPTVADLAKQAAGDEKDPLKLAERLCQFVSDYVEDKNLNVGFATASETARSKEGDCTEHGVLLAALGRAVGIPTRLVTGIVYARHFAGKEGVFVGHLWTQFFIDGRWVDLDSALGQTVADPTHIALSLSDAGDSGIADMVSSVWLNMGELKIEVLDGPGRKAISQPAGLVPASVPTLR
- a CDS encoding putative peptidoglycan glycosyltransferase FtsW; the encoded protein is MSDALTMEMDPALSETESLTAEERAHATSVWIVAVAGGLMAIGAVMTFSASTSIDHPLVIWPVWETDAIRQLAFVTAGLLAMLLMTRVPYTWFSLGRGYLALILLILALGVASLVFVPGLGVASHGAYRWLKIPGTTSRFQPSELVKGALPIFIATWTVYRVDIRKFWTGLVPMGAVIALCAGTIGIEDFGTAALLALVAGGMLLVAGAKIWHLLLLTLPAVPAFGYLIISKSHRVDRLTIFLDPFQDATGKGYQIIQSLCTIISGGWWGRGLGNGFVKGYLPEARNDFIFAVICEELGIVGGIAVIGLLLTFLWLGRSVVFRCPDPVGRLLAFGIVLMFGIQAAMNIAVVTASVPTKGIALPLVSAGGSGTVFLGGVVGVLASIARHSGSAPPEKA
- a CDS encoding UDP-N-acetylglucosamine--N-acetylmuramyl-(pentapeptide) pyrophosphoryl-undecaprenol N-acetylglucosamine transferase, with protein sequence MGFHAKGTNVSESRHWFVFAGGGTGGHLFPALAVVELLRERGLPVDVSFFCTQRPIDQNVLDEAQIQAYPLSVLPFPTRPWAWPRFLWHWRQSVSVCRQAFQQRRPAVIVGAGGYASGPPVHVGLKMGIPTFLLNPDAVPGRANRHLGKRPDLAGVFAQWDVTKASFPPTAPVYVTGCPVRKAFRSVCESAAKLNTLEAVRDKMGELKQSFSLDPSRPMLLITGASQGARTINEAFIRLADQIASAGWQVLHLTGQADYERVAREYRRSSLSAAVLPFTDRMAHAMLASDLIVSRAGASTLAEILAVGKPSILLPYPFHRDRHQWHNAEVLVKAGAAILLDDLKDGEENARQIRPVLTDILNNASHRERMGAAACGLGRPQAAAKIAQHLCQSAGIDF